Genomic DNA from candidate division WOR-3 bacterium:
TTAAAGCATAATTTTCAGGATTATTTAAAATTTCTTCTATTTTTTCTTTTGTTATTTTGCCATCCNNNNNNNNNNNNNNNNNNNNNNNNNNNNNNNNNNNNNNNNNNNTCTACACATTTATAAACAAACTCAGCTCTTCCTTTTTCAAGTTTTGTAATTAATGTTTCTTTTTCAGGCATGGCTAAGCCTCCTTTTATTTTAAAATATTTATCCTTACAAACCCTTTTCCTATGTTTTGATTTCCACCTATTTGAATGACTTCTGGAATTGCTTTTTCAAAAAATTCTGAAACCAGTTTTGCTTCTTCTTGTGGTGAGTTTG
This window encodes:
- a CDS encoding RAMP superfamily CRISPR-associated protein, which encodes GTVASGGLWTEEYLPQDTILYSLGMFTSPRVENDAQKGVFKANSPQEEAKLVSEFFEKAIPEVIQIGGNQNIGKGFVRINILK